The DNA region TTGGAATTGGTTAATgcttttttatcaaaaaaaaaaaaggagatagAATGATGAGATCCCAATTCTGGAAACAAAATTTAGATGCAGCTAGCTTGAGCTACCATCACAAAATTCATCTGAATACATAATCACAATTCCGAGCTTAATTTCCTTTTTCTATATATAATTCTACTATACACAAGACAACAACCACCACTTGCAATTCAATTCGTGTTCATTTAGATTGAACTCAAAGCGGACGTTGAAGCTAACTTATCAAAATCATACTTCTCTAATCCACGTGCCGCTTGCATTTGGCTGTAACGCCAAAACAAACATGAACTAACTAATGAATGGTGAGATAGGATTGTCTAGTCTAGTAACTGTAAGAGTCAGGGATCCCAGAAGCTGCCCAGACTGTGTCATTGAATCCATAATCTTGCTGAATATGATGGGGTATGAAGGGTGTCCGGCACAGAGGACATGTTCTGTGATCATACCCCATGATCCAACGGTCAAGGCAGCTCCGGTGGAAGATGTGGCGGCAATTCATGAGGCTTCTGATCTCGTCCTCTCCTTCAAAGTCGTAGAGGCAGACCGCGCAGCTCTCCGGAGGAGGGCTGCTGCTGTCCACCTTCTGCTGCAGCTCCGAGAACTTTGTCACCGGCAGGATTTCTTCGACGAGCAGGGCGGACACCGATTGGAACTCCGGCATCCTCTCCGGCCACGCAATGTCAGGGTCGAGACCCAGGTAGCAGAAGAGGATTGTCACGAGTTTCCTTATGAAACCCAACATGGAAATGAGCTGCACAACCAGCTTTGGCAGAACAAGCTCTGTGTAACTAACTGGAAATCCCATGAtgaatttgttgatgatgcCTTTCAAGTCTCTATGCTTCTATGGGGTTGAATTGAGCTAGTTTATTTGTGTGTGTTCTTATGACCAATACTCATCAAGAGACAAGAGTGTGAAGGGGAGGGTAGGAGTGCCTCATTGTGTACAAGGGTGTGTTAAATAGATTGGGAGGTAGGGAGTTTGATGTGGAAAACCCAAGAATGGGCTTTGGTTTTATAAAGAATGACAATGACAGACACGAGATCGAGGTCAGATGGAGATACTGAGATAGGAATCATGCCAGGAAATGGGACAATACTATcattataaataaaagagtaacAGGTACACTTAAACCGTCTAGATACATGTATCTCATTTTTTCCTTTATGTCTTCATTCTCATCATATAATCATACATCATAGTTATTACCTTCGTGTTCTCTTCTTTTTTACTTCGGATGTCTGCACTATATAAATGTCGTACAATCACATTTTCCTAAGTATTTAGTTACGAGAAATGCATATTACTCATTAAATAACATAGTGATATGACTCGAAGTTATGCTCGGGACGGCTAGATTTGCTTGAATTATATTCTCACTCAACCGACCAtgtgaagaatttgaagaccaATCTTTATACATAGACCATTGTTGTGTATGCAACACCCTGTTACCTCTGGATTCAGCTTTGAATTTTCataaaaatttgtaaaaaatcatttttgcAGGGTTGTACAAAAAGTCGCAAAAAAAGTTATGGAAAAATCTTTAAAAAACTAACTTTGTGACGGTTTTTAATAGTCACAAAGAAACCTCCGTAATTTTTTTGTCTAGATGGCTAAAGGTGTTGCTACGGTTGGTGATCTATAAAACATTTTCATGAAAATATGTAGAAATTTGTTTATAAAATCATTTTCGTTGGAAAATATTGTAGAAAAAGTTACTGTAAAACTCACAAGAAACTAATTTTATGACATTTTTAAATCGTCCAAAGTAACCTCCACAATTTTTTCCTTGTGATCTATGAAACATTTTGTTTAAAGATTACATAAACACgtatttaatttttcaattttatacattaatatgattttgatttttgtgtGCATACCTGTAAGTACTAAACATGCTATTGTACATTGAAGTGTACAAAAGTTTCACGTGAAGTGGTAGTTGGTAACTAAAAATTAGCTAGGAGTGGACTGAGAATAGCAGCTTTCAATAAGGCCAAGAAATACACTAAACCTGGCTCATGATGAATTGACAGGAAGATCTTCTTCAAAAACCTTGGATGCATTAATTCTGTCTCTACTAGTCTTTGGGTGATACCGTACCGTATGCACGAAAAGCACaccaaattaaattaatataatcaGGCATTGCCATTGGTAAAACAAACCAAAGGGAACATGCTAACGTGCATACATTATTAATCATAAGTCTGTCGTTTGAACATTTGTATTGGGTTTAGTAGCTCTTTCAATGAAGTGATAAAGTTTtagttaaataacccatcatccaatcacattggagataagtgagttataatttatatattttatttattaatttatttctatCTCCAATGCGATTAGataatgagttatttaactcaaactttatcatatgttatttagacaaccccatttTTTCCTTCTAAACGACAAAAGAGCAAAATAAATTACCCTACCACCCTTTTCCTTTTCTTGCAATAGCAATTGTAGCATCTTAAATGTCTGATATCAGGGATTTTGGGTCTTTCTGGAGCAATAAATGCTATCTTTCCTTCTAAGCACTAGCGTTCAAAGCATGTTTCAGAATTGCTATTTTGAGGCACAAAAAGATTAATGGTGAGCATTGAGAAGTCCATTTACATGGGAAAACCCGTGAAGGCATATTAATATCGCCCCTTGGCCATTTGCGGCAGGGTGTCCCCTTCATGTGAATAAGATCAATGATCAATGTACTAAGTTAAATAATCTCCATGATTGCATCTTCAGCTTTCATTATTTACACAATTGAAACTTTCATTGTCTTTAGTCTttacctgaaaaaaaaaatatatatatatggatcaTACACCACTACACTCCACTTGGAATTTTTTTACTTGAAATTGAAAATGTGGTTACGCTATCACTACACACATTGCATTCACATCAACCAATATATACCTATCTAATATTATCACACATCTTACATCAATTTCCACAAATATCCGTGTCACATGGACAATTACATAACTTTGTGTAATTGTGATTGCATTTAAAATTGATTCATCATGGTAAATTGTTATTTGCTATagcttacaaaaaaaaatttacaactTTAAAACAGTCATAAAAACAAATTGAGATCAGGATGAAGTGTTTTTTGTGTATGAATTTCTAGTTTCTTTtactttcttttcatttcagaaACAAATTCCGGTTGCTTCCTGCACTGTGAAGGGGCGAGAAAATTAAACTGAAAAAGAAAAGGGTTATGAGACGATTGAGTGatccttttattttatttttcttgtgcCCAAGATATGATTGAGTAATTAATATGGTATGGGCAATGATAtgtgttccggtatggaaccgcagactaaggctaaccaataTCGAGAGTAAGCGAGATAAACAAAGCGAATAAAATGTGTGAAAAATGATCGGtccctgccgcttgggcggtccttctttatttatagttgggttttgatccggctggatcatgggttacccggcccatttaatacatgattcggtcagcctaagtaatatacatattgatcagcccataccagaccacaagccctcaagacactaaggcttagggcccgtttggtgtgacgtatagtataaggcctgatagtataaggcctgatagtattaggcctgatagtataagccctgataattttcttatactatacagcgtttggacatacactgtataatttaccatatcgtttaaattaatgcaattttatgtttaatgaagtattgaataatgatataaaataaaaatcaaatatggaggtgattataacggtggtggcggtggtgatggaagtagtggtaggttggtggtggtggtggcaatggtggtaggttggtgttggtggcggtggtggtgacagtggagataggttggtggtggtggtggcagcgatggtggttgtggtggtggtgatgatagggtggtggtggtggtggtaaggcggtggcggctacagtggagggtggaggcaatggtggtggtggtggcggcgatagggtggtggttgtggtgtcggtggtggcaatagagtggtggcgacaattatggtggtggtggcgatagggtggtggttgtggtggcggtagggcggtggcggtggcggcaacatcggtggtggcggtggtggcagcgatggtggttgtggtgttggcgacgatagagtgtggtggtggtagtaaggcggtggcggcttagtagggtggtggtgacggtggagggtggaggcaatggtggtggtggtggtggtggcgatagggtggtggttgtggtgtcggtggtggcggcgattatggtggtggtggcgatagggttgtggtggcggcgattatggtggtggtggcggtagggcggcggtggtggtggtggtggcaacaccagtggtgacggtagggcggtggtggcggcggcggcggtgatcggatggtggtggtggtggtggtggtgccaatggtggtgtaagttggcagcaatagagggtggtggtgatggtgacttatacgtcgcaaccttatcatgtcttatccatcactcacatgatggattaaataatacgtcattttaacgtataaggggactttgatggataagcttatacaatacaatgtcatcaccaaacaatggataaactcataatgtattgtataagcttatactatcatgcctaatacggcgtgccaaacgagcccttagtaTAAGGCGAAAGTGTCTTTGATAAGCCCTCAGCAATTTACACCACATAAAATGTCAATAAAGGCGTGTAAattcaaatatttataaatCTTAACTAACACATAATGAATATCATCTTTGCACGCTGAACCAATCTTGTCACATCCACTCAGCTGTCACTTCACATGCCCTTACCGTGGCAGATTTCGAAATCATTATTACTTTACCTGCTTTAAGTTCATCAAGTAGATCTTCTGCATATTTTTGGGAACTTGATACTACAATACTATCATATATATTGAAATTCTACTCACACAATCATCAAAGCTGCAATAAATGTAATAAAGTGTTATAAATTTGAACGAAAAATTATACCTCCTCCTGAAACGCACCTAGTCTCGAAACGTCACGTCCTTAGACTATAATACCCCTCACCACTTCTCCCTTAACAAATCACATcccttcaaattcaaaaaatttcagACCAACGTA from Lotus japonicus ecotype B-129 chromosome 2, LjGifu_v1.2 includes:
- the LOC130735882 gene encoding brassinosteroid-responsive RING protein 1-like, encoding MGFPVSYTELVLPKLVVQLISMLGFIRKLVTILFCYLGLDPDIAWPERMPEFQSVSALLVEEILPVTKFSELQQKVDSSSPPPESCAVCLYDFEGEDEIRSLMNCRHIFHRSCLDRWIMGYDHRTCPLCRTPFIPHHIQQDYGFNDTVWAASGIPDSYSY